DNA from Coffea arabica cultivar ET-39 chromosome 10c, Coffea Arabica ET-39 HiFi, whole genome shotgun sequence:
ttgtaaatggttaatgttatgttgtatatgtatttcgatgtttggttgggtttcggacgggtcggttactattcatggccgactctggatttcatttcttttattttgggttattttgccttTTGCCCtgtttgcgcgcattataagtttcagaacgtgatagatcattttatactgcaccgttagtcctggcgagagttgggcaggcagtccgctaacctctttggttcgtcttaggggaaggtggggttgtcacaggaCCCCTCACCGCCTCCAGGGCCAGTGCTCTCTACCGTTCGCTTGGATCGCGTCCTGGCCATCAACACAATCTTAATTACCTTACgattcccacagacggcgccaattgaagaAGCGCTGAGCTTCCTCGGACCGAGCTGAACTGATGAGTTCGGGGTGCTGATGGAAGAGCTGGTCCTAagcctgcaaaacaaacaagaatgaaCTAGCCAAGGGGGCCCGAGGgttgtccccgagggcactccgacggtcaattTAGGTTTCCGGTGAGTAGGGTTCACGGGAAGTAGAGACGGACGGGAGTGATTTgccaatagtgagcgtaccttgtacAGTCAATGTGTGCTATCATTTATACCTGTGagggagtccgacctccgtacgtttcgggacTTGCCCAGAATAGTCAGTATCCCGCACTCAGGGGGATTATCCCCGACCTCTTCGGGATGGACCCTTGCCTCCTTCAGGAGCCCTAGCAGTACGGCCCAGGACGGCTGCCAGGGGCCTGAGGCCGAGGCCCAGCTCGGCCATgcctgggctgccacgtgtctagGCCCAGGATGGGGCCTCTGCAGGCACTTTAGTAAACTTATACTCCAATGAGCATGGCCTACTTGTACTCTAAGGCGGATTACTTGTCTAATGCTTATACAATCCCTAAATTACCTTTTAAAATGTCAGATGAAAATCACCTGATAGACAAACTACAACTCTTTTATATATGTGTAGGATATCTTGTTAGCCAACCCAAGCTTAAAGGTACAAGAATATCACGTGTAGTAGGACGCGAGACGAGAAATGTGTAAACACTTACAATGCTTTCCACATAATGGGGTACTGCACAGGCTTTCTTCGACTCAGCTGCAGATATTACTTACTCATGCTTTCTCGTATCATTTATTTTGCATAGCCAATTGCTGACTTGGTTCTCCTTTGCAGGTAGATTAGGGCCAATTAGTCCTCCTCACGAGATACTTATCACAGAACTTGATAAGGCCAGCAATTTTCAGAAGCAAAGTATAGATTGGGCATTCAAAAAGTAAGCACCGGCACAAATGGATGAACTGGTCGCTTGTTACATATATCTATGTTACACTATATTACACAACTTCCCAAAGTGTTCCTACCAATAGAGATAttttaaaacttggatttttatcTGTTATCATGGTGAAAAATGCATAGTAGTCGAATAGATAGTATAACAAAAATGTAATAAGAAAGGTTATAACAGAAAATTCTTTGCCGTGAGCAAGCGTCTGCCTGCGAGTCATGCTTTGATGCCTCCAATCCACCGGTAACTTCTCTGTCGACAACAGAAGTTGACTTCCAAGCTTCTTTGGAACCAGTCCTAGACATACTCATTACTTCAATTAGGACCAAGAATATTATTATTGATGTTGGATCCATGTATTAAATTCCCCCATTGGATTGTTTTTCTTCTAGCCAAATCTCATGATTAATCATATCGATAGCTtaagttttttcttttgatttttcagtCCGGCGCTTGCACCACTTCTTTGGActtcttcaatttttagtttAAGATCAATTTGATCTAACTTTAAGATAGGATCTATTTTGAGCCATCTAGTTGACCGATaggatgaagttttataaattCTTAGGAAACTTATAAATGATATGCTTTATTTCCCATCATGAAGCATATATGCcgattcataaattgcttttttattgcattttgttagtcaaaaatgtcaaaaaaattttgtcaaaaatttgCCATTAGCTGGCCAATGAAATGTTTCTCTGTCTTTTTTTCCTCAATATATATGCTCCCCTTCTTAGAACTTTATGTACTTTAAATTGTACCCTCCCTATTTGGGCTTCATTTGATGAATTTAGGTTCATTATATCCAATCAGCCAAATAGTTTTTAATATTGTTTTCCTTTCCTGGAAGCTTTTCTCAACCATTTTTTAATTGTATAACCAGGCTACTCTTCTCTTATTAGCCTATTTATTATCCAATATTGCTAGTTGATTGTCATCCAGATTGTCAAGCTCTAGTATCATTGTTTGATGATAGTCATCCACATCAAGGTAATGCAGCATAGCCGCTCCAGGAAAATGGAGCAAAACCAATACTATTTTCAGGTGATGTTTCATAAGCCTATACTACTTCGGATAACAATTCATACCATTCTAAGGAATCAAAGATGCACACAAAAATCATATGTAAAAATTTTGATTACGTAAGGAAATTTGTTTGTTATATAACACATTACACATCTCACGTACATCGAGATTAaaaaatttgtttcaatttgaaattgaaaatcTCAACCCCATCTCCTAAATTCCTTGCCAGTTCCGAACAAATTCTCAATTGACGCCCAAGTTTGTactcttcaagaatttcaaccCTATATGCATTTTGCAATTTAATCCCCCAAATGTATACTATAAAGAAATGGAAGTTGTGGTATTCAGGAGCAATAGAGGAGCCACTGCAGAACAAATGGTGAAGGAAATTGCATCAATGTAGAGGTAGCAGTCACTAACAGTGAGGAAGGAAGGAAAGTAGGAATTAGAGTGATTGCAACTGATGCCAACAAGAAGGAAAGAGCTACATGGGCAATGAGAGAAATGAGTGCTAGAAATAGACAACTGGATTCTGCAGAAGCTGTGAAACAAGCAATGGTGAAAGCAAGAGAACAACATTGATCCCATATAAAAGTGGGAGCCCTTGACCAACAGCTGCTAAGACACCTAAAGTCAAGAAGAGCAAAGGATAACAGACTTTTCTCTCAAGTGGAGGATATTTATGGTCTAAGCTAGGCCTGTCAATAGGTCGGGCATGGGTCGAAATTAAATATTTTGGACCCGAACCCATTATAATATGTCCATTCCAGATTCGATCTATCTACTCGCCGGGTATTGTGCATATAATCCCAGAACCGAGTCCAATTGGTCCCGAGTCAGGTCTACCTAGCAAAAATAAGACCCGACAAAATTTGTGTATGAACTGGCTTATGGAGCCATCAAGAGTGATACCGCATCTATTTGACAACACCTCAAGCAGTTCTCTGTGGTATGAATTGTCTTACACGGAAGCCAAGAGATTGTAATATTAAGGTTTGGTAATTTGGGAAAAGAAGTATTATTGTACTAAGAAGTATTTATATTGTATAATTATTAACTACTTAAACGGGTCCAAGTCTGATATCGGTCAAAATCTTATATTCTGTATTCAATCTACTTTTTTGTTAGAGTACTAGGAGGAAAAGCCCACACGACGCGTGGGAGTTTAGTGCTTATAATTAAAGAtggttaataattattatttggtattttgtagtataagaattgaagtatgacaattttaataaatgatattaaatagaaaaattataagTTACATATTGAGTTAAAAAAATGTACTAATATGCAATGAAACAAAATTATAAGATACGATCAACTATTTTACATCTAacctaataaaataaaagaccTATTTATATCTGCTCATGCACTTTGTGGATATTAAAATCTATTGTTTAGTTTGAATTTGATCTTAATATAAGGGCAATCCACCACATTATCTTGTCATATAAGTGAGATTTGAACAATTAGCATATTTGAAGAAAATCATTGCTAGTGAAATTTCGGTTCTTGCAagccaaatttttgaatttatatTGATTCCAAGGACATATCATCATGAAATATCCACATTCACCAATCCatcaattattatttattatatgATTTAGAAGATATAGTAAAGCATCTCCTTCTGGATAGGGATTACAATCCCTATACATCAGTTTTTGATCTAGTTGCAAAGATATACAACAACTAAAATGCTAATTTAGAGGAATAACCACGTCAAataaagtactaaaatatcttagaccactcaattcaagaaaacaattaaaagtaatgaaGTATATACTTTAGATTTGCAGCCAAATAGTTTTAAGTAGATAGTTAAAcctattaacaaatcaaatgaagtgaaaaatttGCCTAAAtggaatcatcaataaaataacaaacaatttgaaaattatcataactaatagttaaaacaacaaaagtagaTGCAATTTGCATATGGGAAAATTTATAATGATAAACTTACTTTAAACCacaaataataattaacaaaTGTGATCTCCTCCCTATCATGCCTATCTAATATGaacaattgaattaaaatactaaaaaattaTCACACATACAACCTTCTAGATTACAGATTTCTTACAACCAAAAAGTAGATTGGTTAAAGAAAACATACCTATTGAGATTtcttacaaaacaaaaagtaGATTGGCTGCGCAGCTAATATAGCAACATTCATATTTAATAGGCTATATGATTGAGGTGGAAGAAAGTtgtaagtaaatgaaatgaatatgaTCAGATGGGGGTAACGGCCAAGAAAGCAAACTTCTCTACTAATTGGCATTAATTGTGTCTTAATATCTATATATCATAAGTTTGCAGATGAGAAATGCTTTAGGAAATTAAGAGACTTGGATGTTAATACAATTAAATGATTAGAAAGGCTTTTATGTTATTTCATTAAAACACAAGCTGAATTTAGTTATACCCAATGTTCAATCGGATATCTGTCACTCCTAGCTTTAAATGTCTAAAAGGACATCTAAGTAATTACAACAAAACTAAATTAGTTATAATGACTTGTATTCAATACTCCAATTACACTTCAAACTCTTACATTTCTAAAATAACCCTACCCTTACAGTTGAAATCCAAATAACATCTTTACcctaaactcattcttatatagtataaggaaacGAGTATGGCCCAAATCCGAATAATTTAATTATATCTCAATTCGTGCCCAGGAAAAAAAATAGCATGTTTGGGCCGAGTCCGGGTCCGACAAGCTTAGTTTTAAGTTCAATGTTTATGCAATGCTCATTTTATCTGCTCTCAAATGAAAGACTAAAGTAGAATACACAGATTAATCTCCATGTTGTAAGCGTTCTTTTGGATGAGAAACGTTTGTTTCCTTAGTGTCTCTGTACACATTGTAGAGCTTAATTGGGCCATTGCCCAAACCTTGTAAAGTTATTACTGGTATAATCAATATAATATCCTATCCTTTCCGGAAAAAAGAAGTCGGGGGTATTCTTTTATTAATCTCATTTGTCACTAATACAAGTTCTTAATTTTCACAAACCAATCACGTTGTTTGGATAATTAGAACCCGATATATGACTTGATAATTAGATCCCGATAATTAGCTTTTGACCCATTTGCCAAGACTAAGCAGGGAgttttttttggaatattccGGTTCAACCAATTGATCGGCAATTTTGATCCGAGTTTTAAAACACTGGTTCAATCACAGCCCCTTCCTCCCATGATAACTCATTAGTCCCACATGTCCTTCCACCTTTGGTCCTTTGCTCTTGAATATTTACAATTTATCATGAAATTCATGCAATATCGTTCTGCGGAGACCAGCACGGCTAAGCGAAGGACCAGAGGGAAGATGAGCGAGCAGGGGGCAACATGGTTAGCAATAATTTACTATCACCATTGAAGAATGACAGCATACATGAGGCATCTGAGAACATTTAACAAAGTGCAATCCCTGCGTTCCTATCaagtcttaacaaaatttacAGAGCCATACGACGTCATTCAAGTTCCTGGACTTGGGATATGGCCAAGAAGGACCATTTCTTGTGAGCCCTATCCCAGTTACCAAGGGAAATGGACAGCATTACACCAAATACAGATTtatcatttttaacaaattcgTTATAGGATCCCATGACCAAAGTGCCCAAAtgtaaattgaaagaaatgttcaaagtaccCAAAAAGCTAGAAAGACGAAAAAGGATAGTTTAATGAACTATAAGAACGCCATAGGTTTGTCTTTGGTTCTTTCTGCTACTATGGTCTTGACTAATGCTCCAATATTACCTCATCAAAGTTCCAGTCTCTCACCAGATCCCTTCTAACAGCATGGCTTCGGACCAAACGCGGGGGGCCTGTAACTACATTACTGGGTACAGTTGGTTGAGGAGTCACCTTGGATGATGCAACACTATGATTTGTTCTTGCGTGTGATAGAA
Protein-coding regions in this window:
- the LOC113713422 gene encoding uncharacterized protein, producing MSLACLVCHGVESPSQSFRSYSVSSSDNDGRCAAITSYMTRKTILSHARTNHSVASSKVTPQPTVPSNVVTGPPRLVRSHAVRRDLVRDWNFDEVILEH